Below is a genomic region from Penaeus monodon isolate SGIC_2016 chromosome 33, NSTDA_Pmon_1, whole genome shotgun sequence.
NNNNNNNNNNNNNNNNNNNNNNNNNNNNNNNNNCCGATGTTTTCCTGCAGTGTGGTGTTGCCCCccaaacttttctttctctcgacgattcatttccccgttttttccttcGCTCGACCCAGCTATAGTTCACTCTTCAAGACCTCATTCCTTTCCTATCCTGCTGAAAAAANNNNNNNNNNNNNNNNNNNNNNNNNNNNNNNNNNNNNNNNNNNNNNNNNNNNNNNNNNNNNNNNNNNNNNNNNNNNNNNNNNNNNNNNNNNNNNNNNNGCGGGCCGCAAAAGGGCCCCCCCGCCCTCATGCTGCACCTCATGAGAGGCCAAGACGAGAAATATGCAGCCGACCTTCTTCGCCGAAACGGAGCCTCGCGCGTCATACTCGAGGGGGAAAAACGAGAGGAATTTTCTGCGAGAGATGTGAGTGCATGTTACTCGGGCGGAGGGAGGAATTTCATTGCGGCCTTTTGGCNNNNNNNNNNNNNNNNNNNNNNNNNNNNNNNNNNNNNNNNNNNNNNNNNNNNNNNNNNNNNNNNNNNNNNNNNNNNNNNNNNNNNNNNNNNNNNNNNNNNNNNNNNNNNNNNNNNNNNNNNNNNNNNNNNNNNNNNNNNNNNNNNNNNNNNNNNNNNNNNNNNNNNNNNNNNNNNNNNNNNNNNNNNNNNNNNNNNNNNNNNNNNNNNNNNNNNNNNNNNNNNNNNNNNNNNNNNNNNNNNNNNNNNNNNNNNNNNNNNNNNNNNNNNNNNNNNNNNNNNNNNNNNNNNNNNNNNNNNAGTTGATTGCAATGACAGAATAAGATGCCTTGTAATGTTGCGATAACAGAATCCGCTTCTTTGTTAATGATCCCGAAGCGCCTTCGGTAAAGGAAGGCGAACCATAAGAAAATCAGACCGGATTACTCCGTTCATCTGCCGATTTTGAACCCGAACGCGATGCAGTGCTTTGCCAGGAAGGGCCTGAGGACGAGGCCCAGATCAACCTGACAGagctagacccccccccccccccgatctacCGAGGGCGAcccgagggagagcgagggagggccccccgcccccacccgaGCACCCGTGGCCCCAACAGGAGGGCGTCGCGGCCTACCTTCGACGTTCTTGGTGGCCAGGATGATGATGGTCTTGACGGCGGGGATGGCCCAGGCGGCGACGTGGAACCAGGCGGAGTTGTTCTCGATGGCCTCGTGGCTCCACTTGAGGCCGGCCGCCAGGAACCAGGTGAGCGTGAGGACGACCCACCAGATCGAGGCGGCCATGGAGAAGAAGTAGAGCGTCATGAACACGATGGTGCACCACTCGCGGTCCACGCCCTGCGTGATGGTGCGCACCATGTGCTCCCGCAGCTCCGGCAGGTACTGCGGCGGGTCCCACGGCTCGTCGCAGGCCACGCGGTCGCCCTGCACGAGGCCCAGCACGTAGGTGGCGGCGATGAACCAGTAGCACatgctgatgaagatgatggggCGCTCAGGGTAGCGGAAGCGCCGCACGTCGGCCAGGAAGGACGcgatggtgaaggtggtggaggcCAGGCACAcggccgcccacccgcccacccagtGCCGCGAGAACCGCAGCTCCTCCTCGCTGAAGAACATGCCGTTGCAGGGCGCGCCGCAGTCGGCCGCCTCCACGCCGCCGACGCGGAACTTGTACTCGAGGCGCTTGGGCACCTTGAAGTGCAGCGGGCACTGGAAGTCCTTCCCGGCGTAGGCGGGGCCGGCGGGCGGCCGCGGCCCCGGCGCCGGGAAGGGCGGCTGCGGGCCCGCGTGCGGCGACGTGTTGTTCTCGCCCACGCACAGCTCCTCCTGCGGGCTGGCCGGGAACTTGTTGCAGTCCAGCGACTCGGGCCACTGGAAGCCGAACTTGTTCATGAGGTCCTCGCAGCCGTCCTTGGCCGACAGGCACAGGTGGCGGCACGGCGGCAGCGGCCGGTCCATGATGGTGCACACGGGCACGTACACGCTGCACAGGAAGAAGTGCAGGTCGGGCGAGCACTGCACCTTGACCAGCGGGAAGAACTGGTGCACCTCGAGGCCCGCCTCCTCCTGGTCGTGGTGGTTGAGCAGGTTGGGCATGATGGTGGAGTTGTACTGGATGTCCTTGCACAGGCGGATGGTGATGGGCTCGCAGCGGTTGTGGCTGGGCAGCAGGTCCTGGTCCGAGATGTGCTCCACGCGCCCCGGGCCCANNNNNNNNNNNNNNNNNNNNNNNNNNNNNNNNNNNNNNNNNNNNNNNNNNNNNNNNNNNNNNNNNNNNNNNNNNNNNNNNNNNNNNNNNNNNNNNNNNNNNNNNNNNNNNNNNNNNNNNNACGGCTCGGAGGGCGGGGCCCGCGGGCGCAGCGACCGCCTCCGGACGCCGATGCACTTCGCCATGCTGTGAATTCCTGCTCAAATATCTCGCTCTACACGCGCCTTCGATTCCTTCGAAGCCAGGCCACTATTCTCACTCCTTTAAAGCATTTAGATTTATCAAATATTTCTCACATTATACGAAGTAGTAAGGAAACCACACACTCTTCGGCACTGGAGGACAGCGTATCCTCCCGTCACAAAGGTCGTTAGACAACTGAATTTGCTCTTGTTATTTTCTGAGAGCGCGAGCGGCCGGTTGCCACGCCGCCGCTTACGTCGCTCATATTACAGACATTCCGGCTTACGTAAGGCACCCCTTATACCTTTCGGATTTACCGCACAATCCACCGAGACGCCCCAGAATAAAACGAAATAACACCCATCGGTTTTATATTCGAAGTGACTAATATAAAGCGAAAAATGTCCGCGGTGTCACCCCCTCGTCTCCCATTGGATGCTCGCGCCGACGCGGGATGCGGCCAGCCAATGGGATCCCGCCTTACAAAGGGGCTCGTGGCGCCAGACTCAAATTATGGAAGGAACatcctgtttccttttcttggaattttctcttcttcctcatctccttcgtggagggaagaggacggaggagaagaaacgcccccccctcaaaaaaaaaaaaaaaatgattaaatgctAAACCTTCACATACTGTAGTCAAATAATAGTACATATTGTCTGTCGGTTTTCAAGaatccttttcttttatctgttatttttttatgggagAAAACTTTCATTGAAATTCTGAGTGCACAAAGGTCCTCCTTTTAACTTTGGtctttctctttaatatatacaatttccAAAAGCTCGGAAGCCACATCGCTGAATGTTGCANNNNNNNNNNNNNNNNNNNNNNNNNNNNNNNNNNNNNNNNNNNNNNNNNNNNNNNNNNNNNNNNNNNNNNNNNNNNNNNNNNNNNNNNNNNNNNNNNNNNNNNNNNNNNNNNNNNNNNNNNNNNNNNNNNNNNNNNNNNNNNNNNNNNNNNNNNNNNNNNNNNNNNNNNNNNNNNNNNNNNNNNNNNNNNNNNNNNNNNNNNNNNNNNNNNNNNNNNNNNNNNNNNNNNNNNNNNNNNNNNNNNNNNNNNNNNNNNNNNNNNNNNNNNNNNNNNNNNNNNNNNNNNNNNNNNNNNNNNNNNNNNNNNNNNNNNNNNNNNNNNNNNNNNNNNNNNNNNNNNNNNNNNNNNNNNNNNNNNNNNNNNNNNNNNNNNNNNNNNNNNNNNNNNNNNNNNNNNNNNNNNNNNNNNNNNNNNNNNNNNNNNNNNNNNNNNNNNNNNNNNNNNNNNNNNNNNNNNNNNNNNNNNNNNNNNNNNNNNNNNNNNNNNNNNNNNNNNNNNNNNNNNNNNNNNNNNNNNNNNNNNNNNNNNNNNNNNNNNNNNNNNNNNNNNNNNNNNNNNNNNNNNNNNNNNNNNNNNNNNNNNNNNNNNNNNNNNNNNNNNNNNNNNNNNNNNNNNNNNNNNNNNNNNNNNNNNNNNNNNNNNNNNNNNNNNNNNNNNNNNNNNNNNNNNNNNNNNNNNNNNNNNNNNNNNNNNNNNNNNNNNNNNNNNNNNNNNNNNNNNNNNNNNNNNNNNNNNNNNNNNNNNNNNNNNNNNNNNNNNNNNNNNNNNNNNNNNNNNNNNNNNNNNNNNNNNNNNNNNNNNNNNNNNNNNNNNNNNNNNNNNNNNNNNNNNNNNNNNNNNNNNNNNNNNNNNNNNNNNNNNNNNNNNNNNNNNNNNNNNNNNNNNNNNNNNNNNNNNNNNNNNNNNNNNNNNNNNNNNNNNNNNNNNNNNNNNNNNNNNNNNNNNNNNNNNNNNNNNNNNNNNNNNNNNNNNNNNNNNNNNNNNNNNNNNNNNNNNNNNNNNNNNNNNNNNNNNNNNNNNNNNNNNNNNNNNNNNNNNNNNNNNNNNNNNNNNNNNNNNNNNNNNNNNNNNNNNNNNNNNNNNNNNNNNNNNNNNNNNNNNNNNNNNNNNNNNNNNNNNNNNNNNNNNNNNNNNNNNNNNNNNNNNNNNNNNNNNNNNNNNNNNNNNNNNNNNNNNNNNNNNNNNNNNNNNNNNNNNNNNNNNNNNNNNNNNNNNNNNNNNNNNNNNNNNNNNNNNNNNNNCGAAACTGAATTGAATGCAGTGAAGCAAAGTGTGTGATGCTGCAACAACAGAATCCAAAATCAGCTTAATTTTGAGATTCTCTTACGTCTCTCGCTCTGTGCAGTGACTCACTCTAATtcaaaagttttctatatttgcCACAGTAAACGCCATTCAGGagcggtgataataacaatatcagttacAACAGCAAATGACAGAATTGTTGCAAGAAAAATAAGCTGCTTTATACGTCCGTGCAAGTAAGTCAGGAGACTTTGCAATAAATAGTAACGTTTGTACCTGACTAATTTTTTCTANNNNNNNNNNNNNNNNNNNNNNNNNNNNNNNNNNNNNNNNNNNNNNNNNNNNNNNNNNNNNNNNNNNNNNNNNNNNNNNNNNNNNNNNNNNNNNNNNNNNNNNNNNNNNNNNNNNNNNNNNNNNNNNNNNNNNNNNNNNNNNNNNNNNNNNNNNNNNNNNNNNNNNNNNNNNNNNNNNNNNNNNNNNNNNNNNNNNNNNNNNNNNNNNNNNNNNNNNNNNNNNNNNNNNNNNNNNNNNNNNNNNN
It encodes:
- the LOC119594244 gene encoding frizzled-1-like (The sequence of the model RefSeq protein was modified relative to this genomic sequence to represent the inferred CDS: added 109 bases not found in genome assembly); translation: MAKCIGVRRRSLRPRAPPSEPLLPLLLALLAAPACRGQMPGGGVGGGVGGGALPGPRLGPGRVEHISDQDLLPSHNRCEPITIRLCKDIQYNSTIMPNLLNHHDQEEAGLEVHQFFPLVKVQCSPDLHFFLCSVYVPVCTIMDRPLPPCRHLCLSAKDGCEDLMNKFGFQWPESLDCNKFPASPQEELCVGENNTSPHAGPQPPFPAPGPRPPAGPAYAGKDFQCPLHFKVPKRLEYKFRVGGVEAADCGAPCNGMFFSEEELRFSRHWVGGWAAVCLASTTFTIASFLADVRRFRYPERPIIFISMCYWFIAATYVLGLVQGDRVACDEPWDPPQYLPELREHMVRTITQGVDREWCTIVFMTLYFFSMAASIWWVVLTLTWFLAAGLKWSHEAIENNSAWFHVAAWAIPAVKTIIILATKNVEAKYDECCSNIAGYQLMSHLP